CACTCCTGGGAATCAAAgtctcatatttatttaaagattaaaccaatatttatgcatgataaggaaagtaaaaaattaagaagaagaagattgaTGTATGTTGGTGACCAAACTCATCTTTCCGTGGGGCTCTTTTTCGTGTTACTATGGCAATCCATTGGATTATTCCTTCAATTAGAGTTGAATTTAAAGCTAATCCCCATTATATTTGATTGTGATTCCGCACAACTATGACAATTACACCCATGATATTAGTCTCCAGTTAAAATTGAGAGTCCATGAATAAGTTCTAAATTATGTGTGTGAGTTTCGTCGAATGTACggatatttattttgttttatatgagttttattataatttattttattggtcttaattgatatattaattaaatggatatgatgtaattatgtatttaatgcTTCAAAAAGactatgataattatatgatttggTGTTTCAATTTCTTGGTGAAAGTAAAGCTTTCTAGTGCCAAGAAAAGGTGTGGCTAACCCTACCGCCAACACAATATTTGTtctcaacatcaatttttaggTAAGTGGGAATATAGAACTATAAGTTATACTATACTATAAGCACTATCGTAGGGAAATTACACTTCTAGTGTTATTGAGCATGaggatcaatatttttaatcttctGTTTTTGCAGGAATTTTTAGAATAGTcttaaaattagagaaaagtTTAACATATTTagtcatatttaatttacgatatttttaaaatggtcgCAATATTGGGATAACTTAATACATTTACTCTGCATCTAAGCTTTCGTCAAAAGAACTAGTAAGGACATATGCAATATGTGTGTCCTTCAATTGGGTGAGCAACCAAATTAACAGTTAAGCTAATGAACATGCGCTTTTGCACTGATCATTGTCGTCTActtttttatagaaacttgGACATAAGATTAAATTTGtcgagttttctcaattttgagatcattttataaattctataaattagagactaaatgtgtcgaatttttttaaattgagattattttaaaaattttgtaaaatagaGTACTAAAGTGTTGATTTCGTATGATATGTAACTAAACATGTAATTTTGCTGGCCTTCATGTAACCAAATTATGAACACACGCATTGAAATAGCCAGTTAACCAGACATGcttaagggtaaaattgaataagtgcTGTGTATTTTCATGTAAGTATATATAGTCGATCAgggaaaataaaaactaaacaCGTTACACAGATTTACACCATTCTTTATGTTCATAGTCGATTCATACAAGCAAAATTGACGACAGTcgacaaaattaaattcgaaaaaaatcaaaattatcacacCCCATTTTAGCttatattccaaatttatATCATTAGATTATTCAATTCTGAagttgtttaaaaataaagttgagatAAATCCGGAGCGTAAGTGAACGCGTGCAATAGGACCGCTTGACCTGCGAAGCGAAGTTACTCGGTTTCTTCGGCATAGACAAAGCGACCGCTTACTACTTACAAACACTAAAATCCAATTCCCATTAGCCCAAATCTTCCTTGTAATGAATGGAATGGGAAATCCTTCactaagaagaaaaatccCCACACGCTTTAATACAAAAACtaactaataataataccatacaatacaatacaaacataaaatataaaaccacACACTCATACACTGAGCACACAGAGGTCTTTCCTCCTTTCGTCACCATCAAAAGGTGCAAACAAGCAGGGCTCGTTTGTACCCTTGTTTAAATATTACTAGTTTTTGATTTGTTGTTAGAAGATAGAGATGGGGAAGAAACTGGATGCTTTGCTGAGGAGAGGCTTCAAGACCTCAAAATTCAAGGCCACGGTTGCGCTGGCCGTTTCTCGGCTGGCTGTGCTCAAGAACCAGCGCCAGGCGCGGTGCTCTATTGCACAGTCCGACGTTGTTGAGTTCCTTAAGAGTAGCAACCATGACAGGGCTCTTCTCAGGGTATTCTCAACATACCTGCTAAATGACTTGTTTGTATGATtactttgaaatatatatatggattcttgattttgtgCATATGGTTGTTTGTGATGTACAGGTTGAGCAAGTGATAAAGGAGCAGAATATGTTGGATGTGTTTGTTGTACTGGAAGGATATTGCCATCTTTTGATAGAGAGAGTCAACCTGTTTGAACAAGAAAAGTTGGGATGCGCtaagttttttctttgtatcCTATTTTGATGTAAAATTTTTCTAGTTTTTGTGATGAAACATGTTTCTCTTGTCTTTTCTTACAGAGTTTGCCCTGAAGAGTTGAAAGAAGCTGTGTCGACTTTGATCTTTGCTGCCACAAGATGTGGGGAGTTCCCGGAACTTCAACAGATTCGGGCAATTTTCACTTCCCGCTTCGGCAAAGAATTTGCAGCTCGGGCTGTTGAATTGCGCAATAATTGTGGAGTTAATCCTAAGGTGCGTATCAAGGATTATGATTTCCCAGGTGATTCTAATGTATCTTAAACAAAACACATTAATGCGatagttaattttttcacaTGATGATATCTTCTCTTATCTCCAGATTATACAGAAGCTGTCAACCAAGCCACCAAGCTTGGAGAACAAAATGAAGGCGCTGAAGGAGATTGCTTCAGACTACAACATTGATCTTCCGATGGAGGAAACTGTATCAGACAGTAGAATGGTATGCAAGTTATGCATTTATGTTCTTCAGCAAGATGTCTATTGATACGTGTActaaacaatttattttttatctgcAAAATGcttatgaattataataactGAGTCATTGACTGTGGATTCCAGGAAGATCAGGACTCAAGCCTGGAGAAGCAGCAGAAGCCAAGTCAATCAGGTCCTTCTAGAATTTCTAATCAAGGAGAGAATGAATCAATGTTACAGCCTGCAGACGAGATAGACAGAGGTGAAGATTTTTCTGATACACTTAAAATTAGGAGAAAATACAAGGATGTGGCTGATGCAGCGGAAGAAGCTTTCAAGTCTGCTGCTTATGCAGCAGCAGCCGCTAGAGCAGCTGTGGAATTATCACGGTCTGAATCCACAGATCCTGATGATCCAAATACCCCCAACATCCGGCTGAGAAATGTAACAGCCACGATTAAGCCAATCAAAGCTGAACTCCAAACTCATGAGGAAGATATAGCGGAGGACGAGCATATGAAAACTGAAgtgaaatttgagaaaatccACCCAGTTCAATACTATGACTTGGAGAGTAAAGATGCAGGTATACATGAAGAAAAGGGAGAGGAACAGTTCAAAGGAGACGAGAATGGAACTGAATTTAAGAGATCACTTTCTGCATCAAGCTTGGATTCATCAGATGACAATGTGAAGGGGGTTAGCCTATCTTCGGATGAAGCCGGCCAGAGTAAGAAAGGGGGTGTAGTATTTGATGAAAGTGATGGTGAAGATGAGCAGGAAATGAGGGTACCTGGAACATATGACTTCAATGCTGGTCAAAAGAATGATGTATTTGAAGGGAGAAGCAGAGCTCAAGTTGGAGTGAAGATGAAGACAGGGCCTGGAAATGCCCACGCTCAATTTGCTACAGAGaagaaaactcaaattatAGAGCCTTTAAACATCAACAGGAGGCCGATCTCTGTAAGAACCAGATGGGCACACAGATAATAGTTACATGTGCTATTTAACGAGTACTGTTTCCGCTTCGAGTTTTtctgtaataaataataatataggtCGTGTGAGCAAGTCCTTTTtgcttttgcttttcatgtttatctttttcttctgttgTAAAGTTTGAGAGAACTTGTAATGGCTTTTGTGAAGTTGAAATGTTGGGTGCCTAGCTTTCCAACATGTGAAGCtgagttatatttttattgccATTACACGAAATTTTGAGATTTCAATAATGTTTTAATCTCACCAGCAGCCAAATTGTATAAAGTGTCCAAGAAAGATACTAACTTGTGTTTTGCAAGATAGGATCATGTGTGGATCCCAGGATTCTTGGATGATCAACAATGAAGAGAACGAGGTGTGCAACGAATAAAGAAAGTATGATCAACAATGCAGAACATTATCGAAACCAAATCTCAGACCTCGCTATAAAAATTACGAGTATTAGATACAAAACCTTGAACTATGTTTATTTCTAGAATCTGGGTAAAAAGTTCATTTGCATCTGGCTCGCTTCTTTCCACTTTGCATTAGCTCACCATAGGACTGCAGACTTACGCCAACATCTTCATCGTACTCAATCCCAAGTTCCTcctattaaagtaaaaatgctgctaatgaaaaatatttgtctaaGTGACAGAGactcaaaacaaaaatgataagACAAACCTTGAAGTCTTTTAGATTCTTGGGAGAGTTTTCAGTTATTGCATCCCAGATATCTTTAAACATCCTCTTGCGTCTTCTCCATTGATTTATCACATCCATATATATCTTCTCAACAATCTGCCGCTCTTCTGGACTCACCAGAGTTACTCCTTGCCTCAGTTTAATCAACTTATCCTCCATTTGTTTGACCTGGAAATCACAGAAATACAATCTCATGGATGTTATCTCCATGCTGTCCGGAGGGagcacaaaaaaattatatatgcacCAATCACCTCATTTcccaatttgttttttttggcaTGTATCTCCTCCAGCGTCAAGTTTGATTGCAGCGCTTTAATCTCTGTCACAATTAATGCATGCACACcagattaaataatgaaaagttgGTTCAACCTAAAACCAAACCCATACAAGAAAGAGACAAGTTATTTTGTACTCTGCTGGCAGTCTCCTTTTTTGCATCATTGAATTTTGCTTCAAGAATCCAGTAAACGATTTAATGTTTGGAATTCAGGAGCTTTATGAAGACAGTCACAACAAAAATAGTCTGGtatggaaaaatatttcataaaaaaattgtttgcaAAGTCATAGGAAAAACCtttcaaataaactaaaattgtaCCACAGTGTGGCCCGAAATGTTTCAGTTCAGAACAAATCAACAATCTTCTGAAACAAATAGAAAAGATCAAGAGAAACTGTATACCTCCTTCAACCTCAGCAATAGCCTTCTTTTGTTCATTGAGTTGTTCTTGCAATTTAGCATTCTCTTCTTTCATCTGATTGAGCTCTTCATTGTTTGGAATGTTGAACTGATCTTGCCTAGCCAAGTATATTTTCTGCTTGCCATATTCTTTGAATGATATTTTCCCGCTATCAGCAAGGCTATCCAATGCTTTTTGTACTGCAGCCTTCTTTAGATCAAACTTTTGTAGTGAATCGGCAACACATTGGGAATTCAATGGCCTATTTTGCtgcaaaaaatatacatgaactCTCCATGAGTGGTCACACCTTCATGTGTAGATAATAACTGAATACTGCTAACTATTTTactgaataaaaaaatcacaatacaGACATATATGTCTGTGCATGTAGAGTGAGAAAGAGGGAGGAAATTGGAGGACAAATTTACagaataaaatattctcaaaCACTATCTACTCTAAATATCACCCCAAAAAATTAGTAtgcatatgattttttttttcttttttcttctttattgaATCACTCCAATTTCAATTATCTATTTGATCAGCTCGAAACAATAGAAAATCAACGTATTATAGCTAAAAAGTATTTCACAAACTCTCAAACTTATGAGTAGATAATCAAAAGTGATCATCAATAGTATTATAAAAACAACTAAGAAATCTTActaccaaaaaaatgaaaccacaACTAactaaattccaaaaaaaggaaaaaactgATACAACAAGCCTCCGGATTCCCgtaaataaaatgaaggaCAATTGTTTGAAACACAAAGAAGTTGGGGGAAATTTACCTCATTCACGAAGTTGAGCACGATTCCTGGAAAATAAGCACGACGAAACAAGTTATTGAACTCAAGAAAACCATTTAAAGAGCTCAAATGACGTGGTTATACATACAACCGCACGGATATATCCTTACCTTCCGTGCTATCGGATTTGGGAGCCATTGATCGGAGAGCTCAAAAGAGCGGGAGGGAGAAACTTTCTGCATACGAGTGAGTTTCGAACTTAGAAAAAAGGGTTTCCCTGTGATGGCCAAACGACGACGTATACGTGAGTGTCCGCCAATATCTAACAAGCCCTTACTTCTAACAAATTTTCAACTCTTACCCCTTCCGGagatatcaattttcaacaaaaggAACTTTATTTGCTTGGATTCGATCAATCCtcatttaaattagtattcgtttttttttttttatataaattgtttcTATTTGTTGTTGACTatgattttgtatttctttattaccttatatattttttaaaattagaacaGTATTTACGTTATTAAATTTGAGGCTAATATTGAGATACgaatatagataaaaatatttatattttattttataaataatcaacaaatttgtttAGAAGCATCATATTTGCTGATTAAGGGACTGTTTTATCAAAttagtttgatataattgcgTGTCATTATAAAGTTTCttcatcaattatttatgtcaattttgaaaatgtacATTTTTACTTGTAAAACGTGTCAAACTTCTATTCAAAGTATTGATTATTGAAAactatttattacaattacgAGGAAAGTTAATTTATTGACTAAAAGttggggataattacactttctttttaaaaaatttggtataattacatgtaaatttttatattttataaaattacacctaaTACACTTaaaatttgctttcgtctaataaataggttcatttgttagtcaaaattaattgaatttgcttatgttaacaaaaaagaccgaatgaaaattgatattattctCGAttacttattactaacttattgcaagtcagacaaatttttttccaactaaACTACCTTTTATCACTGTAAAAATATACCTTCTCATACACATTAATGTTTGAAAGcgtataaagataatttgatcgtaaaaatattttttttgtttgtaataaaataataataaatcaatcatacaataaatttttatttaattttttttaatatcaagaaatttaataaattttaactagcAAATAGACTtatttaacaaacaaaaataaatttaaaaaatactaaatataatttttcaaactacaaaaatttaatataattatataaaatcagaTGGGAGGAGAGGATAACTATccctaaaaattattgtttcaGTATAGTTTCGTGTTGTCATTTATAGCTGgtttaattactatattttagaaaataatagtaattcatgtattataatttttgtagttgGAGGGGGCGaagtgtatatttttatagtttaaggggaaaatttgaaattcttgcCCTTTTTCACGTGACTGCGATGAATATGAGCGACAGAGAGAGCGAAACTCGGTGACGATTTCATCAACGCAGTTCGACATAACTCGCATTTTGAAGCCATCCCGATTATTGTGTAGAGAAAAAGAGGAGCCCTGTGATTGTTACATGAAAAACACCGGCCCCGAAATCACATCAGAAGATTCATTTCCCATCTCCCCCCCCTCTCTTCAAATCTGAAGGATAGCCGGCGGGAACCCCATTGCCTCCGGTAACTCTCTTCACTTTCTCTGTCTAATACATACTCTTATGCGCGCTTTATCGTATGCACATAGGCGTACTAAATCatttctttgttctttttgtttttctttaggATTTAAATTCTTGGTTGTTGCCAGATCTTAGATTTTtcagatttaatttgatctcCCGTTGCTTTCCTTTCacttaagaaattaaaactcataaattCTGCCCAATTAGACTTGTGGGCCAAGCtgatttttctgaaaaattgtaatttttactCCCATTTTCCCTTCCTGAACTGGAAATAAAATCTGATATTCGTGAGTTTgtttccaaataaattaaacagaGTTATTTCCTCATAATAACcagaattttctattttggaAGACTGATGAAAGGACTCGTTTGATAAGGTGACACGGCAAGGGGTTTAAGAATCAGTTTTCTTTCTATAAGGGCTAAAATCACTTGTTTTGGGCATTTTTACGCCATATAGTAGGGTGATCTCTAGCTTTCTTTCGGGCTTCTCATTCTACTTTGTTTTAGTGATGAAAATTtagtttcttttattcttttggaATGTTTTGANNNNNNNNNNNNNNNNNNNNNNNNNNNNNNNNNNNNNNNNNNNNNNNNNNNNNNNNNNNNNNNNNNNNNNNNNNNNNNNNNNNNNNNNNNNNNNNNNNNNNNNNNNNNNNNNNNNNNNNNNNNNNNNNNNNNNNNNNNNNNNNNNNNNNNNNNNNNNNNNNNNNNNNNNNNNNNNNNNNNNNNNNNNNNNNNNNNNNNNNNNNNNNNNNNNNNNNNNGAAAGTTTTTTGCGGCACAATGTCGAGGGCGGATGAGCCACTGTATCCAATAGCAGTGCTAATTGATGAGTTAAAGAACGATGACATTCAACTGCGATTGAACTCTATACGGAGACTATCAACCATAGCACGCGCACTTGGGGAGGAGAGGACTCGGAAGGAGTTGATCCCATTTTTGAGTGAGAACAATGATGATGACGATGAGGTGCTGCTGGCTATGGCTGAGGAATTGGGTGTGTTCATTCCATATGTCGGAGGGGTGGAGCATGCTCATGTGTTGCTCCCTCCCCTGGAAACACTTTGTACTGTGGAGGAGACCTGTGTGAGGGACAAAGCTGTAGAGTCATTATGCAGAATTGGATCACAGATGAGAGAAAGTGATTTGGTTGACTGGTTTATTCCTCTTGTGAAGGTCAGATATAATCTGCTTTTCTTTCGTTATTGTGATGCTACTGAGAAGGTCGTCTTTGTTAGGTACTGTGCTGTAGGTTATACATAATGATACAGAATTCTGGCGCTTCAGAATACTATACTGTGTGatagtttttttcttatccTTATTTCCTTTCTCGGATACctgattaatttttacatttatatttaatgcTGAAAGAGGGAGTCACTTGAGAactgtttatttatttgcttttgtatatttttcaaatatgacAACATGCAATTCATTTTGAGAGCCCTCACTGATATTTAGTAATGTATGCTAATTGTTGCTGTTAGCATGGTAGATAGAACTTGCAGTTTCCTTAGTCATCATTTTATGCTACCTTGATCAatgttattttcattatttattggatCAGAGGCCACTGAACATAGTTGGAAAATCTGATGCCATATTTTATCATGCatgataattttcttttctggttGTTTGccaattacttaaatttatattacattatgaAGGTGGAATCACTTTGACTCTACAATTGATTTCCTTTGGTCGAGGCCTCAATAAAATGAAGCATGGAGTTTGCCTGGGCTTTTATAATTGTGGTTTATAACTATGCTGGTGAACTTTTTAGCATGTGAAGATATTCTTGTCTCTTTCTTGCTGAAGTATCCATATTCAATTACTCTTTTTGGTAGTGCAGACTCTGGGATTTCCAGTTCTCATATTTAGTTGTCTGCATATtggtttattttaaattacagagGCTGGCAGCTGGTGAGTGGTTTACGGCTCGAGTTTCAGCTTGTGGATTGTTTCATAT
The window above is part of the Sesamum indicum cultivar Zhongzhi No. 13 linkage group LG2, S_indicum_v1.0, whole genome shotgun sequence genome. Proteins encoded here:
- the LOC105156397 gene encoding uncharacterized protein LOC105156397, with translation MGKKLDALLRRGFKTSKFKATVALAVSRLAVLKNQRQARCSIAQSDVVEFLKSSNHDRALLRVEQVIKEQNMLDVFVVLEGYCHLLIERVNLFEQEKVCPEELKEAVSTLIFAATRCGEFPELQQIRAIFTSRFGKEFAARAVELRNNCGVNPKIIQKLSTKPPSLENKMKALKEIASDYNIDLPMEETVSDSRMEDQDSSLEKQQKPSQSGPSRISNQGENESMLQPADEIDRGEDFSDTLKIRRKYKDVADAAEEAFKSAAYAAAAARAAVELSRSESTDPDDPNTPNIRLRNVTATIKPIKAELQTHEEDIAEDEHMKTEVKFEKIHPVQYYDLESKDAGIHEEKGEEQFKGDENGTEFKRSLSASSLDSSDDNVKGVSLSSDEAGQSKKGGVVFDESDGEDEQEMRVPGTYDFNAGQKNDVFEGRSRAQVGVKMKTGPGNAHAQFATEKKTQIIEPLNINRRPISVRTRWAHR
- the LOC105156398 gene encoding homologous-pairing protein 2 homolog; protein product: MAPKSDSTEGIVLNFVNEQNRPLNSQCVADSLQKFDLKKAAVQKALDSLADSGKISFKEYGKQKIYLARQDQFNIPNNEELNQMKEENAKLQEQLNEQKKAIAEVEGEIKALQSNLTLEEIHAKKNKLGNEVKQMEDKLIKLRQGVTLVSPEERQIVEKIYMDVINQWRRRKRMFKDIWDAITENSPKNLKDFKEELGIEYDEDVGVSLQSYGELMQSGKKRARCK